A window of the Sardina pilchardus chromosome 21, fSarPil1.1, whole genome shotgun sequence genome harbors these coding sequences:
- the mindy2 gene encoding ubiquitin carboxyl-terminal hydrolase MINDY-2, which produces MEKNANLHRDVGGSSLCTTLPGETGDITAVGGVKGNIDACKKKDPSLSTLVSSNVSSNASSTTIVSHANAISTTEKSDIVSEMTDSRSLQDGNAQPSGLSETFTSEPKDQLINGMELNPPSATGNDQTATSKLVNKPAEGEPPAMEAPAARIMPTLPAVSEGVSVEQAKLSKPTQLAPENTNEGNARAGVSVSSERAAVSEGAPSGSDHSIAGESRSFDSLESFSNLNSCPSSEPTSEGLEDKGLALALQNEYGPDGAKVPVTKDRSAGQSIYHIKWIKWKEENTPIITQNENGPCPLLAIMNVLLLAWKVKMPPMMEIITAEQLMEYLGDYILEAKPKEISEAQRLNYEQNMSDAMAVLHKLQTGLDVNVKFTGVRVFEYTPECIVFDLLDIPLYHGWLVDPQMEEIVKAVGNCSYNQLVEKIISCKQADSSHLAGEGLVAEQFLNSTATQLTYHGLCELTSSVQEGELCVFFRNNHFSTMTKFKGQLYLLVTDQGFLTEEKVVWESLHNVDGDGNFCDSAFRLRPPSDPETVYHGQQDQIDQDYLMALSLQQEQQGEQLQWDQFPEGLSDLELAKKLQEEEDRRASQYYQEQEQEQAQQQAQAEQQAAGGDIAQRGAPAVAPAAAAAAAGSGPPGAAGDGAAAGASGARRSPGKQPSAGDRKARKEPKDKDKDKDKCVLL; this is translated from the exons ATGGAGAAAAATGCAAACCTTCACCGGGATGTAGGGGGAAGCTCTTTGTGCACGACTCTGCCCGGTGAGACGGGCGACATAACGGCCGTCGGAGGGGTGAAAGGAAACATAGATGCCTGCAAAAAGAAAGACCCGTCGCTCAGTACTTTGGTTAGTAGTAACGTTAGTTCCAACGCCAGTAGTACTACAATTGTTAGCCATGCTAACGCCATCTCGACCACAGAGAAATCAGATATCGTGTCAGAAATGACCGACTCGCGTTCGCTTCAGGACGGGAACGCACAGCCGAGTGGTTTGTCTGAAACCTTTACATCCGAGCCGAAGGACCAGCTGATTAACGGGATGGAGCTCAACCCGCCCTCGGCTACGGGAAATGATCAGACTGCCACCTCAAAGTTAGTAAACAAGCCAGCGGAGGGTGAGCCTCCAGCGATGGAAGCGCCAGCGGCTAGGATTATGCCCACTCTGCCCGCCGTGTCGGAAGGTGTGTCGGTGGAACAGGCCAAGCTGTCAAAGCCCACTCAGCTGGCTCCGGAAAACACTAACGAGGGGAATGCTAGAGCGGGGGTCTCGGTTTCCTCCGAGCGAGCGGCCGTTTCCGAGGGTGCACCGAGTGGGAGTGACCACAGCATCGCAGGTGAATCCCGGAGCTTCGACTCGCTGGAATCGTTCTCAAATCTCAACTCCTGTCCAAGTTCTGAGCCCACCAGCGAAGGTTTGGAAGACAAAGGTCTTGCCCTCGCCCTGCAGAACGAGTACGGCCCGGACGGAGCCAAAGTGCCCGTCACCAAGGACCGAAGCGCCGGCCAGTCTATTTATCACATCAAGTGGATAAAGTGGAAAGAGGAAAACACTCCGATCATAACCCAGAACGAGAACGGCCCTTGTCCGCTCTTGGCCATAATGAACGTTCTTCTGTTGGCATGGAAG GTGAAGATGCCCCCAATGATGGAGATCATCACGGCCGAGCAGCTGATGGAGTatcttg GTGACTACATTCTGGAGGCGAAACCTAAGGAGATCTCTGAAGCCCAGCGGCTCAACTATGAGCag AACATGAGTGACGCCATGGCGGTGCTCCACAAGCTGCAGACGGGACTGGACGTGAACGTCAAGTTCACCGGTGTGCGAGTGTTCGAGTACACGCCCGAGTGTATCGTCTTCGACCTGCTGGACATCCCGCTCTACCACGGCTGGCTGGTGGACCCACAG atggAGGAGATCGTGAAGGCGGTGGGGAACTGCAGCTATAACCAGCTGGTGGAGAAGATCATCTCCTGCAAGCAGGCCGACAGCAGCCACCTGGCCGGGGAAG gtttggtGGCGGAGCAGTTCCTGAACAGCACAGCGACCCAGCTCACCTACCACGGCCTGTGTGAACTCACCTCCAGCGTACAAGagggggagctgtgtgtgttcttcaggaACAACCATTTCAGCACCATGACCAAATtcaag gggcagcTGTATTTGCTGGTGACTGACCAGGGCTTCCTAACGGAAGAGAAGGTTGTCTGGGAGAGTCTTCATAATGTGGACGGAGATGGGAATTTCTGCGACTCGGCGTTCCGCCTCCGACCGCCCTCGGACCCCGAGACCGTCTACCATGGCCAGCAGGACCAGATTgaccag gaCTACCTGATGGCGTTGTctctgcagcaggagcagcagggggAGCAGCTGCAGTGGGATCAGTTCCCAGAGGGCCTGAGTGACCTGGAGCTGGCCAagaagctgcaggaggaggaggaccgcCGCGCATCACAGTACtaccaggagcaggagcaggagcaggcacag cagcaggcgCAGGCGGAGCAGCAGGCAGCAGGGGGCGACATTGCGCAGCGCGGGGCCCCAGCAGtagccccagcagcagcagcagcagcagcagggtcgGGGCCCCCGGGGGCCGCTGGAGATGGAGCCGCAGCAGGGGCCTCGGGGGCCCGCCGGAGCCCAGGGAAGCAGCCCTCGGCTGGGGACCGCAAGGCCCGCAAGGAGCccaaggacaaggacaaggacaaggacaagtgtgtgctgctgtaG